The genomic DNA CAGTGCTGAATAAGGATTTGTATAACAGAActggaaatataaatattttgctcCTAAAAGCAATCCAGtaagaaaagtgaaaacataACTGTTTCCAGCTGTTTGCTGTCTTTGGGTGAAACTTGCTATTTGGGGAAGGATGAGGTGACTATTTATTTAACTGTAGAACTAATTGAAAAAAGCAGCGTGTTTATAACCTCTGGAGGGCAGCTGACAAACCTCATTGTTTCCTCATAAAATTCCCACCACAGATTCTTACTGCAAGGAAAAGATAGTGGGATCTCATGACAAGCTACAGAAGCGTCCAAAACAATGAAGAAGAATACGTACATCAGTCTTAAACCTGGATGTTATAAAGCAAAATCTCAGGCAGCTTTAATcatgttttcctgtcttttgtttttttttttttcttttttcatctccTCAAAGTTGTGTACCAGTTTAACGGAGATCAGGGAGTATACATACACTGACTTACCTACTTGTAATAGGTATTTATAATTTATCTGTTTGTGAATCCAAGATCATTTTGTTTTATACCATTCCTGTAATAAATTTCTGACAGCACCTTATACATTTGTAAGACCTCTTTAgcaaactgtctttatttctcttgcaAGACAGGTACTGGTTGGaagttgctttctttttcatgcaAGAGAGATACTGGTTGCTTGTAGTTACTACCTTAAACTTCCCGATTCTCTGTGCATTTAGTGGGGGTAGGGGGTggggtgtgttttggttttggttgtttggtttggttctaCATAAAGTTTACCTTCTAACTTAGTCCAAATGTCTGCCAGAATAGCCAGTGTTGTGGAGTcaaaaaagatgaagaagaagGGGTAGGAGGAAGCTCATACTTTTGTGGTAGAGCATTCGAGGGAGATAGAACAAAGGTCTGCAGGTGATACTCCTGCTGCTCATTTCATGCCTTAATTCTTAGAGGCAACTTCCAGTGTCAGTGTTTTGGGATATATTTTGTGCAATAAAAGATACTGGATGGCATTTTTTTAGACTGAGTACCACATAAtacatttgctgttttaaaatcttatttaagaGTTATTTAGTAAAGGTGGGGTTGCTGttcttaggggtttttttttggttgattttgggttttgtttgggtttttggggggttggtgTTCcggttttttgttgttgttttgggggttttggttggtttggttggttttttgtatGGGATATTGACGTTACcattttgttcagcctggaggattAATTCCCCTGATGCTTTGATTTGTGTCAATTGGTGGAGGTCCTGTAACAGCAGATCCAGTGCTGGCATAGACTTCACTGTTGAGTCTTTCCACAGTGTGAAGGCCATGAAATCACTAGAAAGGCTTAAGAGctcataataaaaatgaaaagcaattagAAAAATTTGACCTTGACGCAATGTTGTGGGAACAGAATATTAGAGCAAACGAGGATCTTTTAGTTCTGCAGAGTGAAGGAATGGATGGTAAGAGGTAAACTGTCGTCTTTTGTAGATATGACAGCatgtaagaatttattttatttatttttgggcAGAAGGCAGGCAGCATTTTGGAGCCAGTTAATCAAGTTTATTAGTTGTTTGAAGATTTCCAAAGTTGTTCTATGTCAGAAGTAGAAATTAAACTGAGTTTTGTGATGTTGTATTGGCGTtacaacaggtttttttaatactgtatttCTACACCTTGGGTAACATGGATATCACATTCTTACATGCATGTGCTTTCATGAATTTAACTCGTGTATAGAAGTCTGTGTGTCATACTTGTTAAATGTCTACTATTTcagttctctttttcctttaaacacagctGTTGGAGCTGTTTGACAGCGAAGACCCTCGAGAACGAGACTACCTAAAAACAGTCTTGCACAGAATTTATGGCAAGTTTCTGGGTCTTAGAGCATTTATCCGAAAACagattaataatatttttctacgGTGAGTTGTGGGAGAAGGTACTTTTTGCTTATGAACATTTTAGGAAACTGATATATTACTtatatttaacttttcttttttttagatttgtttATGAAACTGAACACTTCAATGGCGTAGCTGAACTGTTGGAAATTTTAGGAAGGTAAACGAGTCTTTATTTATTATCTATCTCAAACTTCCCTTCTGGACACGTCAGAATAGTGTTGGATTTGGAAAAAGTATTACTATAAGCCCTGATTCTGAAAACAGATGTGTGCACATGCTCATCTTTAAGCCAATGTGCAAATCTCTGTCACATCTTTGCCAAGAGTATATAACTGGATGCAAGTTACAGCCAGAAGAGTTGGgttgattttgtgtgtgtgtgtgtgtgttaaattTTGTGCACTTCATTCTTACACgctgcagaatttattttttttaaacacacttaACAGCGTGAATATGTTCAGTAAAACTAATTCTGGTAAGTTAATTACTCAAGAACACCTTGCTTACAGGAATTTACAGGCCACACAGGCAAGGTCTTATCTGTTTGGGCAACAGGTTTGTGCAGCTGTTTATATGATTATTCCTAAGTCGGAGCTGAACTGCTACCTAGATATGGGCTGCACTGCTAATATAGAGCAGGACAAAAGTCAGCACCTGTTTACAAATGGCATGAGCCTGCTATTTGTAAACAGGTGCTGActgctaaattattttaatctagAAAGTGCTTGTTCAGACCTCAAgaatgctttctgtgctgataACACTAACAGATATTTCTCTTCTAATTTCTAGTATTATCAatggttttgctttacctcttaaGGCAGAGCATAAACAGTTTCTGGTGAAGGTGCTGATCCCTTTACATACTGTCAGGAGTTTATCACTCTTCCATGCACAGgtagaaattataaaattattttctgcttcgTTAGAATGATATATGTTTTTAAGGTTGCTTTGGAAATTTAATTGTGCATAAAAGGCGGGGGGAAGGTTTCgaaatgtggaaaaaatgcAATAGATTTTTTAGTTAATGTGCTTTGTATGATAAATGCCTTCTGTTCTGATTAGATAATTAAAAGTGTAACATACATCTGTGCTATTCTGGGGATTTTGTTTAGTAGTTAAACTATCTCTTTAGGTTTTTCTCTCCGCTCTTTTCTCATTCTCACAAGTTTGCCTTTCCCATTCCCTCTGTTCGGGATGTGTGGGTTTCCTTAGTCTTGTGCTGTCAGGGCTTTTCTTCACCGTGGCAAATTTCTGAATACTAATACCCACATTTTTGTATAATCTTTAACATTCTTCCTCACAGATTTCTTAATATTGCATTTGTGCTCTGATATATCTTTTTATACATTCAGCTTTTATGATGTAATTTTTCCTCTGATAAGCGATACCTATTGCCTTTCTCTCTGATTTCAGGTAGTGCAGTCTTTCTTATGCTGATAAAGCTGTGCTTTCTAAATATGTTATTCCAGGTTTTAGCTGCGTTGGCTCGTCTTGCAAGAGTTTTCATGATTTTGCTGATGTATAAAATGTGTAAAAAGACGCAGTTTCAGAGTGTAACAGAAGCTTCAAAACATTGGTTGTATGACTGTATTTGGAATTCCAAGTTGCTCTGATTTTTATTGTATATGCTACTTTGTCACCctaattttttcttgtaatgTGTTCTGTTGTTTCTTATGAACTGAACTCTGAGTGGATTTGCACAGTGCAAACTATGCATCTCAATTTAAAATTGGATGCAATTTGAGAAAGTTGTATAGCATTTTGCCTTGAGTCtctctcctttaaaaaattGTTCCTTTGTGGTTCCTTTTATAGAAATGTTCtaacttaattttcttaaatctttACCTTCTCACAGCTGGCATATTGCATAGTACAGTTTCTGGAGAAAGACCCCTCACTCACAGAAccagtaaatatttctttcatactttttttcccccccctcatCATAAACAGCTTACCCTGTgtgagacaaaaataaaaagtctaacttttttttctccttcctattTAGGTCATTAGAGGTTTAATGAAATTCTGGCCCAAAACCTGCAGTCAGAAAGAGGTAAGTGATATGCTGGTATTAGCAAAATGtaagagttatttttttctacaacaCAATAGTCAGGGAAACTTCAGGTATTTCCAGGTAGATAGCACATGCTCTGGTGAATCTTGGTAAGTGATTGTAGGTAATTTTTCCATACCtgaattctggtttttttggaCTGTTTTGACTATGAAGAGAAGAGTGTGATAACCATGCTTTCTATTCACAAAATAAGCACTGTTTGcactgtttcttctgcagagaatttcttcttgttttagAAAGGAGAAAGTAAACATAGTTGAGGATAGATTGGAAAACTCCGTTAGATTTGGCATTGTTTAGATGTGAGGATAGTATTTTTCCAGGGAGGGTGAAAGGTATTTTATTGTCTGGCATTTACCTACTAAACACTTAAAAGATGGAGTTATACATTTGCATATTTATGTCAAACTCTTGATGAAAATCTGAGTTTCCCTAATGAGATTTTGTCACACAGCAAACCGTTGTTTTGAATATTGCTTCCAAAAATGAGGTAAAATTAAGAGACTCTCCTTAGTTTTAAGCCTTTGTCTGCATGAGGCCAGGTTTTCAGGATGGATATACTGGTGCAATTCTGAATTTTGTTGTAAAGGGCTACTTTAAATACAGCATTTGCACACACTCATCCTCCTTCTTTTAAGAGACTGAACTGAGCAGCTGCTAAAGGTAGAACTGATCACATTTTTTGAGAGAGGGTCTTGCTGAGCTAGTGAGGCTTCCATTTCTCCCTGAAGTGGTAGAATTTGAGTTACCAGCATTTTGCTGATCAAGATGATTCAGAGGTTTTATATACAATTCTTCCTTCCTTGTCTTTAGGTCATGTTCCTAGGAGAGCTGGAGGAAATCTTGGATGTAATTGAACCATCACAATTTGTCAAAATCCAGGAACCCTTGTTTAAACAAATCGCCAAGTGTGTCTCTAGCCCTCATTTCCAGGTCAGTGGTAGAGGTTATTGCTTGTATAGGAACGTATAGTCTCAATTTCAAACGTAGCACCCCCCCAAATATAAGTATTACTCTATGTTATGTGGTTTTCAATACTTGTCTTCCAGATTTCTGAAGAGGGTATGTTGCAGTGGAAGTTTAGTTCTCAGCTCCATGACTAACTTGTTAGGTGTATCTGGGGTTACAGCACAGGACTTGCCGTTCTGAGCCATGTAAGGCCTTAAACTGTATCCAAGCAAACGTCGAGCCCTTCTGACTGTAGGTGATGGGTACTCACCGTATGCCCTTTGGACTGATACCATGTAGGATGTATTTGCTCCCTTTTTTAGTGCAGTATTGTGCAGCATTCTTGTTTTCCTACTTATTTCCTTCTGTAAGGAGATGTCTGGTTAGAGGTGATCGAACCCATAGCCTGTTTTCTTCACATTGTGTAACAGGAAGATGAGGAATGAACAGGATTTAAATTGAATTATATGTGAAGAGGAGACAGGATTTATGGCCTGTTGTGTCTCCATATTAAGTTAGGTGACCTATCCTGGCACAAAGGCAGATGTGGCTGGTTTTGGCTCTGCCTTGGACTACATTTGTTTTTAGCATAATTTATATTAGTGTTTTCCCTCCTACCCACTCCAGCTCCTCCCCAAGGTGATTATTATCATTGGCACCTTCCTCACATGTAAGATCTCTCCCTCATTCAGCCCAGCTACTGGGCCTTTCCCTGTCTCCTTCCTCTGGTATCCCGGCACTGCTCTTTGCCTTCTGATTGCAGTCACAGGGTTGAGGGAAAGGGGTGATGGGAAGTCCTgtctgctctcccttcccctccacagCTGCAGCATTAATGCAGTGCCTGCACCTGGTCTTCACTGAGTAACAACATATTGctcaggggaaagaaagagtgGATGCTGTGGGATCTGAATTATAGGATAAAAACTTCATTCTGTTAATGCATGTTGTGCTACTGATTGAAGTAGACTTTTAATTCCAAAGTTAATGATTCCTCTTAATTAATCTTTGTGAAATTTCtctgtgatttgtttttccttcagaaaattacaaaattacagGTATCTGAATtcctgttaatattttttccctttgactCAAAGGTGGCTGAAAGAGCGCTGTATTATTGGAATAATGAATACATCATGAGTTTGATAGAGGAGAATTCAAATGTTATACTTCCCATCATGTTTTCCAGCCTTTATAGGATTTCTAAAGAACACTGGAATCCGTAAGTTTTTGCCATTACACTTTATCTTACCATTTGGCATACTACTGATAAACTGAGGGAATGTCTGCTGAAGAACATCTGAATGGGAGAGATCCGTATTCAAAGCTGGTATGAGCAGGTGCAACTCTGTTAATGCCAGTATAAATTAGTCTATACTTGAGCTTGTCTCAAAGTGTTTTTAATTATCTAGTATGTGTACAAAAATCAGTACCTTATGGGATAAAAATAGGCCTTCTCACaagttggaaagaaaaaagagaaattagaaGTTACATTGTTATTGAAGAAAAAGTGTTGCTCATCAAGCATTTCTCCCACACAGTTTTTTATAAACTGGTTGACGTCTTAAGCCTGATCGTAAATTGTCTAGAAGAATATTGCTTGGCATTAATGAAGCTTTGTGGCTGTGTCACGGATGATACTGACAACCTCTGGTACTGGCACAGTAATAGAGCAGTTGCTTCATATTGATGTCCTTTTAATTtgggatttttattattaaactcAATGACCTAGTAGAaagtgttttaatgaaaaacaccaATATAGTTAGATGCCATGTATTCTGTACTATAGTTGAAAGGTTCTTCTAAGTCAAGATGATTACCAGTTAGTAAAcccattatttttaacaagctGTGCTATGTTCAGGTCCCAGTTGCTTTATGAccttactgtaaaatatttgtaaaatatttcatcttttcaAACATTGGTCTTTTTGTTCTGTACCTAGCCAAACTCTCAAGTTTGTGCTTACATGATGAATCTAATGCTACTGGAAGGCTTCTGTAGCTAACTCTGGTCACAAAAAGACACTTTCAATGGCATGGTTTCTTCATTACCAGTCTCCCACctgcctgtgctcctgcccAACCTTTTATACGATGCACTGGGATGCTTCTGGTAATGAGAATATTCCAGTATCCCAGTTCACAGAGTTTTCATACCTGCAGGAATTTTGTACCTTTGACACACAAGCCAGGTTAAGATACATGTAAAATAAAGAAGGTATTTAAAGGCTTTTTGTATgtataagaatatttttaaatgcaggcaacaaaaatgaaagttaaTTGAAAGATGTGTATGACAGACAGGGGTGTGAGGGAAAGGGCACATACTTTGTCTGCGGTATAGGTTAGCTCCAAAGGTTCCTGGCACCTGTAACGTTGATTCACTGTGTCCTGGCTGAAGAGCTGTTTCTTAAGCAGCCCTATGTCTGAATGTGACAATCATAGTAGTGGATCAGGAACCGGGATTCTTGACTGAGAATCCGTTCCaaattttttgaaagttttttgaaagttttttagatttttttttttttcccttctcccttttcagttgctttgttgtttctttATCTTCAGCTCTGCCAGAAGGGAATTTTGACCCCTGGATAATCAGACTATTGGCAGACCCATCTTACTTTGGAAGTTCTAGTATATTTTAGGTTAGTTATCCAGTCAGATGgtaggaaagaataaaatgacTCTATCTTTTTTTGAACCTTTGTGGGACAGAATGCCTTTgcatttttgaaattattacacATAATTTCTTCTGGTATGAACAGATCATGCCTGTCATATTTTATCCAATTAACCAACTCAAATTCAAATAAGCAGTGGTGTATTGGCCCTTGGGTAAGATCAAGAACAGCAATaagcaaagcaggcagaggttagagagagagagatacatagatattatgtatttttatatatatgtaaatgtatACATCTCTTTTTTAtctatgtatacacacatacacagagttTTACACAGGTACTGCAGCACTGATCTGAAAGAtttgtagttttttttaaaagagtttttTGCTGTACCAAAGTGAAACTGAATATGAAATGTATGAGCACAGGGAAATCACTCCTGAAATACAGCCTTGTATTTTGCATAGAAGCACTGAATATTCAGCTTCATAGAAAAATCATAAGGAAATATGAATCACtcccattttctgtttaaattctATTCCTTCTGCCAGCATTGATGATCTAAATCCCTGGAGTTCCATTCAGAATTGCTCCACAGCATGAGGCAAGAGTCTGTAGTTATATGTAATAGCTTTCTGTTGTTACCTTTTACCCTAGAGTATTGGTTTGCTCCATCTAAGTAGTCAGTAGAGACATGAAAGCTGATTCTCACCTTTAAATGTTAATCAAAAGTAgtttcactgaaatcaaagaATTTACATTATGATACTTGCAAGAGCAGAATGGTCACAGAAATGCCGGTAGGAGAAGACACTTTCATTTCACGTTTGATTTCACCTGAAATTAATGGattcctttcttcatttctttctttttttttaatgtttcacagGGCTATTGTGGCTTTAGTCTACAATGTGTTGAAGGCATTTATGGAAATGAACAGCACCATGTTTGACGAGCTGACAGCCACTTACAAGTCAGATCGTCAGCGGtaactttttaaagctttttttgtcAGCTGTGCATAAGGCCTGCTGTTTAGTTTTTCCCTTACACTCAGATGCAATTGCATAATCTCATGCATAATAGACACAATGCCTCATTTTATCCCTTGCATGCTCTTTAGCCTTCTCCTTGCAAGATGTAAAATAACATCATGTACAGGTTGTTCTCTACCCCTTATGAAATACAGCACCCATTGCATTGCTTGGGAATCCACATTATTCATGAAATTCCTTTTGACCCATTCAAAAAGACTTAAATGTATCAAGTTCTtcaataataaaagaaaaacaagggtTTAAGGGTAACACTTTGCTTAAAGACTTCAAAAAAGTTATATTGAGGTTTGGAAAGAGACATAAGGGAAAACCCTAAGATTTAATTTTCCAAACTACTGTTTTTAGGCTAGATGTTTTCTTAAAGCAAAGAGGCATCTCTCAACCCTTTCATTTCTTATTCAGAGGTCTTGCTGTATCTGAGTCTTTCAGCATGCACGATCCATTAGATACACCACGCATATGATCATTAGTTCCACCCTAGTAGAATGATTCTTGTATTTTCTCCTATTTTCCttaatctttgttttccaaTTACAGTGCAGCATCTTTGCTCAAAAGTTTCAGCTTATCCAAAGCATCAGGTGAAAAAAACAAGGGAACTTCAGGAATTCTGAACAGTTTGCAACTTTCTATAAGTCATATGTGTTTTCTGTGCCTCAGGGTTTTcccaagcaaagcaaagggTACAGTATGTTGTCAGACCTTGTTAGGTTAGTAGAGACCCTAAAGTCTCTGGGAGGCcttattttttgaaatgtgtgACCAGAGTCACACTCTCCTTTCATTCTCCTTCGTTGttataaaatacaaagttttacacatgcaaaaaaaaaattacacttaaCAGGTTAGTTCATTAATACAGTACTTTACTTTTAGACACTTGTGTATATATTTGAGCAAAGATGCCAGGTGAATGCTAGTTAGGTGTTGGTAAATAAGGCTCAATCTGCTGGTGCAGCTGAGACAACACTGTGCAGTTTTTTAGCGGAAAAGGCAGAGAATGTTAGGACTGGTCACCTAATCCAGCCATTAACTGAGGGAGCTCAGTGACTTAAATAAATATGCAATTGCACTTTGCCCCTTAAGATGAGGAACTCTGCTCTTAACAGGGCCAGACACTGTACTAGTATGTCCTGTGTCTGGGTAATGGGTGAGGTTTAGTGACTGAACTGCACAAAGGATTTTTCTTGAACCTACTGATGTTGTATCTCCTGTCAAGGCTGGTGCTAACCATTCCACCATTTTTGTTTACTGcttactattttaaaacatgtaaatacCTGAATTTGTAAACTGGGATATTTACCTTAATGTTCACCAAAAATCTTTAGCATCTTAATAAAACCACATTTCAAAAGGGTAGCTTTGATAGCACTTAAAGCTTGAGGAGAAATATGTTTAATATTAATGACTATGACAGGTCAAATAGGTAGGTTGGATGAGGTGATCATCCTCTAACAGTCTTTTAGGTAAGCAGGCATGTATTTCATAATGATTAGAAGATAAGTATCGGTAAGTAGCCTGAAAATGTCAGGCTATTTCACTTGTTCTtggatttaattttatatacttTCTAGTGATAGTGggcactttttttccccctttactTTTCATCAGGGATTTATCTGAaagttgtttgtattttttatatgCTTAAAATACTCTtgggaaattaaaatttcaaataaatgagCCAGATGTTGGCATTTGGACTGAATCAAGATGTGTAGGAATGTTTCTAATCCGCTGAAATACTTCTCAAGAATATTCTAATGTGACTGGCAGAGAATCTGTATCTCTGTAATTGTTAGATTTCCATTTCATCTGAACCTACAAGGTGATATAATAGAAATTGAAAGCATTTTGAACCTTGCAGTATCAAGGAGATTTATTTAAAGTAAGCTATGGCAGAGGCAGCATATTTAGAAAGCTAATAATGCAGGTAAAGCAAATGTTAGGTTAGCTGTTTAATTTTATCAAATCAACCATTAAAGTTTGTTGTTAAAGCAAATGCTACATAGATCATCTTGTAGGAAtttggtaaggaaaaaaaagtaaatcactGAACAAAAGACACATCTTGTAACTTGAACTATATGAAAACTACATGAAACTTGAGCTATACAAAAGCTACCAGTCAATGTAAGAATAAACCGTGATTCTAAAAGGGTAAGGGAATGCTTGTTTTAGACAGTAGCTGTTAtttataagattaaaaaaataccttaagTAAACAAACTTGAAAATAATCAAATGCAAGTTAGTcctgaaatgttaatttttataaTATACTCAACAAACATAGTGCTGCTAATTAATGTCAACTATATATACTACATGTTTTTAACATATATAGTGTACAGTCATCTCTCCTGCTAactctttgttttatttcatctgtcagtgagaagaagaaagagaaggagcgTGAAGAACTGTGGAAAAAACTGGAGGATTTGGAATTAAAGAGAGGTCTTAGACGTGATGGAATAATTCCAacttaacaaaaaaacaaaacagcattatTAACCTGTGGAGTCACACATTTATGTAGTAGAAGATGGAGCAACAGTTTTCTGTATTGTGCAACTTTACAGTAGATTTCACATTTGTTTCATTATTACAACAGCACTGTATATACCTGTCTctaagtaaaggaaaaaaataaggactTTAATCCAAAGTTTGGACAGCAGATGGACTTCTCAGAACTTTGCAAACATAATCATTGTTTTAACCCTTCTTTAAAACCAGTCTTCAAAGATCTGTTGATGAAAATTGCGATGTCAAATTCCATTGTCAGGACCTGTTCCTTATTTATCATTAGCAGAGAGTGTAATACAACTTTCAAATGTGAACAATCTTAAAATTTAGCTTGTCTTTCTGCTAAACTGTTATGTGTATTTAtagtaaaagagaagaaagactgTCATTTCCTTATGAGTTTGTGTAACATCCTCCTTCTCTGGATAACTTTACTgtaatttgactttttttccttttgcacatCTTCATAAGTTGAATGTCCATTCAGATCAGGGCCGTGAAAAATGTTGGTCCTGAATAAAAGTTTTGTTTACTGGTGTGAGCATTCTTTTAGTACCAGGCTGTTTCTGGTGCTTCCTTAATTTGAACATTAGGAGTTAAAATACAAGTAGGTGATAAACATAGTAGGAAAGGGAGCTTTGGATTCATGCACCTATTTATTGCAAGTCCATATTAGTGTCCACAATCCTTTAAAAATGGGCAGCGGTAACACCGTGGACTTCAGTACCTAACCAGTATTAGCGATATGGCATTGGACACGTGTACCAGAGTTGTTTTAGAAATACTAATTGCTAAATTATTACAGTATGTTTTTATTGGAccattttgaaagaataaagacAAACGCTAAACAGTGCAAGCACGAAATTGATCTCCAGTGGTCATGGATCTAATTGGAAGTTCAGTTGAAATAGAAGTTTGGACTGTTTGGAGTTGTTGCCttactttttaatatgtatttataaagtGTTCCAGCAAAAGAGGATGTAGCCTCTAAGAAACATACTTATAGTGTTTTTGTGGTTCTAGTACTCTTACTCATCACAGTACCAGCCCTATGGTCTTAGCTGGAAAGGATTCTGGATAATATACTTCTGCATTCTCATCTGGATGCTCATTCCTAACTACTGTATTTGTTACCAAAAGTGGTTCTACAaatgctactgaaaaaaattctggaaatcCTAATGTTCTGAGTATTAAtaataaagtttaaaatgcttttatatcAAAGGTGCATTGTGACcaaattgtttaaaacaaaagaaaaaaaaaaacaaaaacaaaaagaagagggCTGTATTATAAGTATACATTATTGGCTATCTGCTTTGTATTTGAAAGTGGAATCTTACATCTTTGGTAGGTAAAATGCTGATAAGACTTATGTACAGTATATATTTAGCTAATGCAGTTGCATTATTATATACCGAAAGGTATGTGTTTCAGGATTTTTCTCCAGGATGCTTTTGAACTGTTATAGACATATGACAACAGTGAATTGATAATCCTAAACCATCAATCCAGCAGTATTTACAGTATAAAACTGAATTGGTGTTCATGAGTCTTTGTGGTAGTTGCAAACATGAATTTATGACCTGTTGCCATTGATAGAAATACAGTATAAATACAGGCttgtatatttttcttcctaccaTTTAAATATACAGTAGGATTTgaagttttcatgttttcaggCACGGAAAAGAGGTAAAAAAGAATTCCCTCCTAGACTACTGACTGTTTCAGGATTATCAGGTCACAGTTTGTACTCCTGGGTCTGCACACGCACATGTTGTAAACTCAATGATTTTGTAAAAACTTGACACTgttaattctggaaaaaaaaaagtggaactAGTCATATGCAACACCAAACACAACATGGTTTAATGGGATTAATATGAGCTTCTTTTAAGAACACTGACTGGGACGCAATGTAAAGTAGGCAGTTACTGTCATagttgaaacattttattttaaagtgctgAAGCAAAGGTGCAAGCTGAAATACTgaagattaaataaatttataacAAATCGTGTCCCTTAGCCCATTGATTTTGAcagtcttttatttctgttaccaAAAAATATTTGGTAGTGCGATTTCTGTGTGAAATGATCAAGCTTTACAAGAGGGTGGACTTAAACTCATGCTTAAAGACTATGTTCAATTGTGAAAAACTGAGATAGAACGGAGGAAAAAAGACTCATGCTTTCCACCTGGTGGAGCAAAACACAGCGATGTGAAATTAGAAAAAGCACCTTGTCCTGTACTTAGAGTTTAGGTGAGTGTTGTTTGTTCATaactatttttgcttttgacatGA from Phalacrocorax aristotelis chromosome 9, bGulAri2.1, whole genome shotgun sequence includes the following:
- the PPP2R5E gene encoding serine/threonine-protein phosphatase 2A 56 kDa regulatory subunit epsilon isoform isoform X3, encoding MSSAPTTPPSVDKVDGFSRKSVRKARQKRSQSSSQFRSQGKPIELTPLPLLKDVPSSEQPELFLKKLQQCCVIFDFMDTLSDLKMKEYKRSTLNELVDYITISRGCLTEQTYPEVVRMVSCNIFRTLPPSDSNEFDPEEDEPTLEASWPHLQLVYEFFIRFLESQEFQPSIAKKYIDQKFVLQLLELFDSEDPRERDYLKTVLHRIYGKFLGLRAFIRKQINNIFLRFVYETEHFNGVAELLEILGSIINGFALPLKAEHKQFLVKVLIPLHTVRSLSLFHAQLAYCIVQFLEKDPSLTEPVIRGLMKFWPKTCSQKEVMFLGELEEILDVIEPSQFVKIQEPLFKQIAKCVSSPHFQVAERALYYWNNEYIMSLIEENSNVILPIMFSSLYRISKEHWNPAIVALVYNVLKAFMEMNSTMFDELTATYKSDRQREKKKEKEREELWKKLEDLELKRGLRRDGIIPT
- the PPP2R5E gene encoding serine/threonine-protein phosphatase 2A 56 kDa regulatory subunit epsilon isoform isoform X4, which gives rise to MSSAPTTPPSVDKVDGFSRKSVRKARQKRSQSSSQFRSQGKPIELTPLPLLKDVPSSEQPELFLKKLQQCCVIFDFMDTLSDLKMKEYKRSTLNELVDYITISRGCLTEQTYPEVVRMVSCNIFRTLPPSDSNEFDPEEDEPTLEASWPHLQLVYEFFIRFLESQEFQPSIAKKYIDQKFVLQLLELFDSEDPRERDYLKTVLHRIYGKFLGLRAFIRKQINNIFLRFVYETEHFNGVAELLEILGSIINGFALPLKAEHKQFLVKVLIPLHTVRSLSLFHAQLAYCIVQFLEKDPSLTEPVIRGLMKFWPKTCSQKEVMFLGELEEILDVIEPSQFVKIQEPLFKQIAKCVSSPHFQVAERALYYWNNEYIMSLIEENSNVILPIMFSSLYRISKEHWNPAIVALVYNVLKAFMEMNSTMFDELTATYNEKKKEKEREELWKKLEDLELKRGLRRDGIIPT
- the PPP2R5E gene encoding serine/threonine-protein phosphatase 2A 56 kDa regulatory subunit epsilon isoform isoform X1, with the translated sequence MTAESSGREAAPCAAASPGAERGAGSRTGRDMSSAPTTPPSVDKVDGFSRKSVRKARQKRSQSSSQFRSQGKPIELTPLPLLKDVPSSEQPELFLKKLQQCCVIFDFMDTLSDLKMKEYKRSTLNELVDYITISRGCLTEQTYPEVVRMVSCNIFRTLPPSDSNEFDPEEDEPTLEASWPHLQLVYEFFIRFLESQEFQPSIAKKYIDQKFVLQLLELFDSEDPRERDYLKTVLHRIYGKFLGLRAFIRKQINNIFLRFVYETEHFNGVAELLEILGSIINGFALPLKAEHKQFLVKVLIPLHTVRSLSLFHAQLAYCIVQFLEKDPSLTEPVIRGLMKFWPKTCSQKEVMFLGELEEILDVIEPSQFVKIQEPLFKQIAKCVSSPHFQVAERALYYWNNEYIMSLIEENSNVILPIMFSSLYRISKEHWNPAIVALVYNVLKAFMEMNSTMFDELTATYKSDRQREKKKEKEREELWKKLEDLELKRGLRRDGIIPT
- the PPP2R5E gene encoding serine/threonine-protein phosphatase 2A 56 kDa regulatory subunit epsilon isoform isoform X2, yielding MTAESSGREAAPCAAASPGAERGAGSRTGRDMSSAPTTPPSVDKVDGFSRKSVRKARQKRSQSSSQFRSQGKPIELTPLPLLKDVPSSEQPELFLKKLQQCCVIFDFMDTLSDLKMKEYKRSTLNELVDYITISRGCLTEQTYPEVVRMVSCNIFRTLPPSDSNEFDPEEDEPTLEASWPHLQLVYEFFIRFLESQEFQPSIAKKYIDQKFVLQLLELFDSEDPRERDYLKTVLHRIYGKFLGLRAFIRKQINNIFLRFVYETEHFNGVAELLEILGSIINGFALPLKAEHKQFLVKVLIPLHTVRSLSLFHAQLAYCIVQFLEKDPSLTEPVIRGLMKFWPKTCSQKEVMFLGELEEILDVIEPSQFVKIQEPLFKQIAKCVSSPHFQVAERALYYWNNEYIMSLIEENSNVILPIMFSSLYRISKEHWNPAIVALVYNVLKAFMEMNSTMFDELTATYNEKKKEKEREELWKKLEDLELKRGLRRDGIIPT